The Deinococcus apachensis DSM 19763 genome includes the window GAAGCGAGGCCACGGCCATCCGCACCCGGTTGTCCCCGGCACTGAGGGTCCCCGCGAACTTCCCGCACCCGAACGAGCCGCGCAGCGAGGAGCCGCTGATGAACACTTCGACTCTGGGCGCCGGAGTGCCGTTCACGGGGGCGGTTTGCTCGACCGTCCAGATCCCGTTGAGCGCGGCGGGAACCTCCGCCTGGGCGACGCTGACGCAGAGGGCCGTGAGGAGGGGTAGGACTCGCATGGCTGGAGTCTGCTCCCGCTCCGTGATACGCGGCTGATCGCAGGCCCGCCCTTTAAGCTGAAGGCCGAAGTCACCCCATTCGCAGGCCTCAGGAGGACGCATGCGCGAGGACATCCAGCCAGGAGCAATCTTTCCCGACTACGAGCTCCCCGACCACACCGGGGTGAAGCGCAAGCTCTCCTTCCTGCAGGGCCGTGACCCCATGATCCTGATGCTGGGCCGGGGCGTGTACTGCCCCAAGGACCGCCAGCAGCTCATGGAACTCGTCCGCTTCTCCGCCCAGTGTGATGTGGGCTTCACCCGCATCGTGACCATCACGGCCGAGAGCCTGATCCTCAGCAACGACCTGCGGCTGGGGGTGGGCGCCCACTGGCCCTTCCTGCACGACCCGGAGCGCATCTTGCAGCAGGACCTGGGCATCCAGGAGTACACCGACCCGCACAACAACCCGATGATCCCGCACACTTTCGTGCTGGAACCGGGGCTGAGGATCTACAAGATCTACAACGGGTACTGGTACTGGGGCCGGCCCTCGACGGCGGAGTTGCACCAGGATTTGCGGAGCATCACCCAGCGCATCCGGCCGGACTACCAGATCGACACGCCGGAGATGCGGGCGAAGTGGGAGCGGGGGGAGAAGG containing:
- a CDS encoding redoxin domain-containing protein, whose protein sequence is MREDIQPGAIFPDYELPDHTGVKRKLSFLQGRDPMILMLGRGVYCPKDRQQLMELVRFSAQCDVGFTRIVTITAESLILSNDLRLGVGAHWPFLHDPERILQQDLGIQEYTDPHNNPMIPHTFVLEPGLRIYKIYNGYWYWGRPSTAELHQDLRSITQRIRPDYQIDTPEMRAKWERGEKAEFYPYGQSMRQVFIRMAGAVDQFDDPDAAKR